In the genome of Phaeodactylum tricornutum CCAP 1055/1 chromosome 18, whole genome shotgun sequence, one region contains:
- a CDS encoding predicted protein, protein MMEGNVSASGVMPLKDLAADGDDQDDSLCSQRTLWTRLWHGIAGSSIVVNVVAMALEGSAVAIIAGLFAACVAPVVILRQFQLQNTDTLRQVQNALRHEVNRLQIENNKLHSEVNQLESQVFQLQEREERLAIITKEQGTSVDTFVKLVKENRQTTDEMKMCVKADTMQTLVQAILSSDFDSSAHFSAQEVQILNVRLRNIPGIRVNSKALQKAVQSSQRTLEDVLSLVEHMDRDDLPEEERIFQLQPSH, encoded by the exons ATGATGGAAGGCAACGTGAGTGCCTCCGGGGTAATGCCTCTCAAGGATCTAGCCGCAGACGGTGACGATCAGGACGATAGTCTCTGTAGTCAACGAACGCTTTGGACGCGTCTTTGGCACGGCATCGCTGGGTCGTCAATCGTGGTCAACGTTGTCGCCATGGCACTTGAAGGATCGGCTGTGGCGATCATTGCAGGTCTCTTTGCGGCGTGCGTCGCACCCGTTGTGATTCTCCGACAATTTCAGTTGCAGAATACCGATA CGCTTCGTCAGGTACAAAATGCTTTGCGTCATGAAGTCAATCGACTACAGATCGAGAACAATAAGCTTCATTCGGAAGTAAACCAGCTTGAAAGTCAAGTTTTCCA GTTACAAGAAAGAGAGGAAAGACTAGCGATAATTACCAAGGAACAGGGGACCAGTGTGGATACGTTTGTGAAACTCGTGAAAGAGAACAGGCAAACAACGGATGAAATGAAG ATGTGCGTCAAAGCGGATACGATGCAAACGCTTGTACAGGCTATTCTTTCGAGCGACTTCGATTCGTCAGCTCACTTTTCCGCTCAAGAAGTGCAAATTCTAAACGTGCGTCTTCGGAACATCCCAGGTATACGGGTGAATTCTAAAGCTCTTCAAAAAGCAGTCCAAAGCTCCCAACGCACCTTGGAGGACGTGTTGAGCTTGGTTGAGCACATGGATCGCGATGACTTGCCAGAAGAAGAACGTATCTTTCAGCTTCAGCCTAGTCATTAG
- a CDS encoding predicted protein, whose product MNGRDYGTESSTLATVPPNQEDMTSLLSVNGLTDEDPEIEKLFDQFYNELVHQDNESSWAEPISFKDKEGFPCFALNTALEHQYQQQQQQQLSLHSGHQWNPALRPLPIPQTTGGNPTTSLPHPSPLRAAKQLPAKAPRSSAKHGKVSTATLLRNGTSAHCLTSTKGNSVPARQRAVGRTADVPNDTVTAMISEYDVVLGDTHTPTFATEVYRQVRQEYAKRRIKPHELAQLKHKVQQQILLAKTAEANNSGHNLPYSVHHNNIPEGPTFWYSVKAAARLHGKIQPGSSHRYLPHRADKGPYAIATDQAIVDDVRNAPRKSRTRKLTPVFRLALGSNRSVTTLTGSSAIADLAAQAQLISETWMAGDAVKTWCVETFRTDLKRLVSWHQTSVTASPTPLPETLECTLASKGPSALQVRLQALHVQQLEVGFCEAVNRLGNDMVERYNRVQKMLSETHSSHPTPDTDDSGDVVAGSDEDDDTGYAPAA is encoded by the coding sequence ATGAATGGACGCGACTACGGAACGGAATCCTCGACTTTGGCCACTGTTCCCCCGAATCAAGAGGACATGACGTCGCTTCTTTCGGTCAACGGCTTAACGGACGAGGACCCTGAGATTGAAAAACTCTTTGATCAGTTCTACAACGAACTCGTACATCAAGACAACGAAAGCTCTTGGGCCGAACCCATTTCGTTCAAAGACAAGGAAGGTTTTCCTTGCTTTGCCCTCAATACAGCCTTGGAACatcaataccaacaacaacagcagcaacagttATCTCTGCACTCGGGACACCAATGGAACCCGGCTCTTCGCCCGCTCCCTATTCCGCAGACTACCGGCGGTAACCCCACCACGAGTTTGCCGCATCCGTCGCCTTTGCGAGCCGCCAAGCAGCTCCCGGCCAAAGCCCCACGTAGTAGTGCCAAGCACGGGAAGGTTTCAACGGCGACTCTGCTTCGTAACGGTACCAGTGCTCACTGCCTGACGTCCACGAAAGGAAACTCGGTGCCCGCCAGGCAACGGGCGGTCGGCCGGACCGCCGATGTACCGAACGACACGGTAACCGCGATGATTTCCGAGTACGACGTAGTACTGGgcgacacacacacaccaacCTTCGCTACTGAAGTGTACCGTCAGGTCCGACAGGAATACGCCAAGCGACGTATCAAACCACACGAGCTTGCCCAACTCAAGCACAAGGTCCAGCAACAAATTTTGCTGGCCAAAACCGCGGAAGCCAACAACAGCGGCCACAACTTGCCCTACTCGGTACACCACAACAACATCCCCGAAGGTCCCACCTTCTGGTATAGCGTCAAGGCAGCCGCACGGTTACATGGGAAAATCCAGCCGGGATCGTCGCATCGGTACCTGCCCCACCGCGCAGACAAGGGCCCCTACGCCATTGCTACAGACCAAGCCATTGTTGACGATGTCCGCAACGCACCCCGCAAATCACGGACGCGCAAACTCACACCCGTCTTTCGATTGGCCCTCGGTTCTAACCGTTCCGTCACAACTTTGACGGGCAGCAGCGCCATTGCCGACTTGGCTGCGCAGGCGCAACTCATTAGCGAGACATGGATGGCCGGGGATGCCGTCAAGACCTGGTGTGTTGAGACTTTTCGGACCGACCTGAAGCGCCTCGTTTCCTGGCATCAGACTTCCGTGACGGCGTCGCCTACACCTTTACCCGAGACGCTCGAGTGCACGCTTGCTTCCAAAGGACCGTCGGCCCTTCAGGTACGCCTCCAAGCTCTGCACGTCCAACAATTAGAGGTCGGATTCTGCGAAGCGGTTAATCGCTTGGGGAACGATATGGTGGAGCGGTACAATCGGGTACAAAAAATGCTGTCTGAGACGCATTCTAGCCACCCCACACCTGACACCGACGACTCGGGGGACGTTGTCGCCGGatccgacgaagacgatgataCTGGATACGCTCCGGCGGCGTAG
- a CDS encoding predicted protein: KTLVVVMPQLGDFDSGEYTENLMAVRSDLQKAGIALRLIGIGNAASARRFASFNHVPMDLLYADLVGSLHQRLGLHGGPNWDDPDHRGVARSWLNYMAMCAGIAAPNTLSEIFRGYIGDKSAPERLRPEEIVSIGDNLVAVRGVTDVKLGPIQYQSLWKNEFGYQRPAELATVRLRYMVEVLSNFSQYVPDQKYLHLRGATFLLDADGRVLYEHRDTGVLAYSKTMARPLTFLQPYIGD; this comes from the exons AAAACTTTAGTTGTCGTGATGCCCCAATTAGGAGACTTCGACAGTGGCGAATACACCGAAAATCTCATGGCGGTACGGAGCGATCTTCAGAAAGCCGGGATCGCGTTGCGCTTAATTGGCATTGGAAATGCCGCTTCGGCTAGACGATTTGCTTCGTTCAATCATGTTCCAATGGATTTGCTGTATGCTGATCTGGTAGGCTCTTTGCACCAAAGATTGGGTCTACACGGTGGGCCTAATTGGGAT GACCCCGACCATCGGGGCGTAGCACGGTCGTGGCTCAACTACATGGCTATGTGTGCCGGAATCGCCGCACCCAATACTTTATCCGAAATATTTCGTGGGTACATTGGCGACAAGTCGGCTCCGGAACGATTACGTCCAGAAGAAATTGTTTCCATTGGAGACAATCTAGTTGCCGTTAGGGGTGTCACCGACGTCAAACTCGGTCCAATTCAATATCAGAGTCTGTGGAAAAATGAATTTGGCTACCAACGACCAGCCGAGCTGGCAACCGTTCGTCTCCGATACATGGTCGAAGTCTTGTCGAATTTTTCGCAGTACGTGCCGGACCAAAAATACCTTCATTTGCGCGGGGCCACATTTTTGTTGGACGCGGACGGTCGCGTACTCTATGAACATCGTGATACTGGCGTACTGGCCTACAGCAAAACCATGGCCCGACCGCTTACCTTTCTACAGCCGTATATTGGTGAC